In Streptacidiphilus sp. P02-A3a, the DNA window GCGTCCTTGCAGTGCTCCAGGAGCCGGTCGAAGACCACCCGCTCCATGCCGTCACCCGCGAGACGGGTCCGGAACCTGGACAGCACGCTGGCATCGAAGCCGGTGTCCGCCAGCTCCGCCCCGAGCGCGTACTTCCAGTCAATGGCCCGCACCGCCATTGCCGCGGCCTGCCGATCCGTGAGGTCCTCCGCGAACTGCAACACCGTGACCAGCGACAACGCCCCTGGTGACAGCCCCGGCGCCCCACGCACCCCGAACGCGTCGGCGAACGGCTCGTCGACGAAGACCTCCGCGAGGTGATCCCGCACCCGTATCGCCAGGCTCCCCTTCGGGAACGCCGCCCGGGCCACCACCCTGGTCTGCTCCGGGATCTCCGGCAGCCCCACCGGCCGCATCGACATCCGTACCGCCTCCATGGCCGCACGGCAGAGAAGCGACCTCGAAGACGATTATCCCGGACCTGCACTCACCTACACAGCGAATTGCGCAGCAGAGTCACCGACAAGGGCAAAACCGCCCTGGTCATACCGCGCGACGTCGCGCAGGCGTGCGCTCAGGCCCTGACCACGGCAACCCGCGTCCTGCACAAGGACTAGCGCTCCACCCAGCACGCCGACCGCGTACCAGCCTGCGAAGTCCTCGTCGCACCACACCCCGTCCAGCCGGTCTCGCACCCACATCGCCGTGGTACCGCCCGGGTTGCTCGCCTGGGCGATCTGCGCGGTCAGAGACGGGACCTGCTCACCGGAACGGGGATGGAGGGGCAAAGGGCACCTCGGAAGCTGTATGCGATCGTTGCGAGTTGTCGCGCCGAGGTCACGGTGAGCCCGTTGACGGGAACCGTGTAGCCGAGTGCGGCAAGGACTGGTGCGGCCTCCCGGACAGTCGCGCCGATCCTGCCCTTGGTCAGGCCGGCTGCCTCGGCGAGCGGCTCCTGCGCCATGGACCAGCGCTTCTTGAGGAGGTAAACCACCAGGTGGTCGGTGGCGGAGAGACGACGGCTGCCGGCGGGGCCGGTCGACTCCCCAACTTCTGCCAGGCGAGCGACCCGGCGCACGCCGCCAAAGCCGAGCACCCGCGCCGCGGCCCCCAGCGTCAACCGCCGCTGCCGCTCATCCAGCTGCGGCAGCAAACCGAGCGGAGCAACTCACCCAGTACTGCCGTCGTCTCGTCCGTCATACCCTGATCCTAGGCCCCCAACCACCCCACCAGATCAAGGAGTTATTCTTCGGCAGCTCCCTGGAGTCGGTCGGACTGAAATCCCGTCAACCCGAAGACTGTTGAACATATACTCCATCCATTTAGTAGAGAATACGGACAGAGCTTCGAATGCCTGACGCAGGCGGTCATGACCCTCGCAAACTCCTAGTAGTGGGAGCTGGTGCCACAGGAACCATGGTCGCCATCCAGGTAGCCGAGGAGTCTGCCGGGCGGCGTCTGCGCGTAGACCTCACTCTGGTCGATCCCGGTCCTGAGACCGGACTGGGCATGGCATACGCCACCACCAACCCTCGTCATCGGCTGAACGTCCCTGCAGGGGCGATGAGCTGCTTCCCCGACCGGCCGCACCACTTCGTGCGCTGGCTTGTCCGACACCGGGACCCGAGCGCAACCGAGCGCACCTTCGCCCCCAGACGTCACTACGGCGACTACCTCGCGGCCAGCCTAGCGAACGCAGTCGAGCAGGCCGAGGGGTGGACGACCCTGCGGCGGCTTCACCTACGGGCGACAGCCTGCTCATGGCACCGCGACCACGCCGAGGTCAGGCTGACCGACGGATCCGCAGTGACCGCCCATAGCGTGGTACTCGCAACCGGACCGTTGGCCGGAATCGCTGGCTGGGCGCCGAGCGAACTGCGTGAATCGAAGCGATTCGTGGGTGACCCCTGGAAGGGCGACGCACTGGCCGAGCCATGCGCCGACGGCAGCGACGTTCTGCTGGTCGGCAGCGGCCTGACCGCTATGGACGTGGCCTTGGCTATCGAGCGCCCGGGGCGCACCGTGCACGCCCTCTCCCGCCACGGGATGTTGCCGCAAGCCCATGCAGTCACACCACTGGCGCCGGTGCCACCCACAGAGCCGCTGGCCGGACTCCCCTTGCCCCGGCTGCGTCAGGCCACCCTGCGCCACATCCAGCACGTGACGCGCGAGCAAGGCGACTGGCGCCCGGCCCTCGACGGGCTGCGCCCGCTGACGTCCGGAATATGGCGCGCGCTAAGCCAGCGGGACCGGGCCGACTTCCTACGGACCGACCAGCACATCTGGAATGTTCACCGACACCGGATGGCACCCGAGACGGCGGAGTCCGTCCAGCGGCTCCGGGCGTCCAGGCGGTTGCGTCTCCGCACGGGGGAGGTAACCGCCGTCCGCACCGAGGGTGACCTGCTCGCCGTCACGATGACCGATGGCAAGACTTTGCGGGTCGGATGGGTGGTGGACTGCACCGGGCCAGGCATGCGCACGGCTGACTCAACGGATCCGCTGATCGCGGACCTGCTCGGCTCCGGGCTGGCTCTCCCCGGCGCATTGGGGATGGGGCTCGCGACCACCCCGGCGGGGCAACTGTTGTCCAGGGACAGCCTTGGCCATTCGCTTTGGGCCCTCGGGGCCCACCGCCGTGGCGAACTCTGGGAGAGCACCGCCGTGCCGGAGATCCGAGAGCAGGCTGCGAACCTCGCCAAGGCACTCCTCGACTCCGTCCTGCCCGTGGCCGCCACGGCCGCCGCCAGGCCACGAGTCACGAGGGCTGCCAGAGAGATTACGGATATGGAGGATGTACGGACCCTCCTCGCTTCCGCCAGGCCGAGCCCGCGGTCCTGCCCTCCGGGTTCCACGGTGTGGCTGACCGGGCTACCCAGTGCCGGGAAGAGCAGCATCGCAACCGAGTCGGCCGCCAGGCTTCGTGCCGATGGCCACCGGGTCGAGGTGTTGGACGGGGACGAGATGCGCAGCTTTCTCTCGGCCGAGCTTGGCTTCAGCCGCAAGGACCGGGACACCAATGTACGCCGTATCGGCTTGGTCGCCGAGGTACTCGCGCACAACGGGTTCCTCGTGCTGGTGCCGGTGATCGCACCCTACCGGATCAGCAGGGAGTCCGTCAGGTTGCGGCACGGCCTGGGCCGCATCCCCTACCTGGAGGTTCATGTAGCGACTCCGCTAGAGCTCTGCTTGGAGCGGGACGTGAAGGGCCTGTATGCCAAGCAGGCAGCCGGTGAGCTCTCCGGCCTGACCGGGGTGGACGATCCCTACGAGGCGCCGGAGCACCCGGAGCTACGGCTGAAGACCCAGGACCGCACGGTGGCTGAGTCCGCTGCCGAACTGCTCGCATTCCTCACCAAGAAAGGTCTGGCATGACAACCGCGACCGCGAGCTCGATCGAGCAAAGCGGCGACGGCCCCTTTACGCTGTCGCACCTGGACACGCTGGAGGCCGAGGCCGTCCACATCTTCCGCGAGGTGGCCGGCGAGTTCGAGCGCCCGGTGGTCCTCTTCTCCGGCGGCAAGGACTCCATCGTCATGCTGCACCTGGCGCTGAAGGCCTTCTGGCCGGCCCCGGTGCCGTTCTCGCTGCTGCACGTCGACACCGGCCACAACTTCCCCGAGGTGCTGGCCTACCGCGACCGCACCGTCGCCCGACACGGGCTGCGGCTACACGTCGCCTCGGCGCAGGACTTCATCGACAGCGGCAGGCTGCGCGAGCGGCCGGACGGGCTGCGCAACCCGTTGCAGACCGTGCCGCTGCTGGACGGCATCGAGTCCAACCGCCTCGACGCGGTCTTCGGCGGCGGGCGGCGCGACGAGGAGAAGGCCCGCGCCAAGGAGCGGGTGTTCTCGCTCCGCGACGAGTTCGGTGCCTGGGACCCGCGCCGCCAGCGCCCCGAGCTGTGGTCGCTCTGGCCGCCACTCCCCCGGCGAGCACGTCCGCGTCTTCCCGCTGTCCAACTGGACCGAGCTGGACGTGTTGCAGTACATCGAGCGCGAGGGCATCGAACTGCCGCAGATCTACTACGCCCACGAGCGCGACGTGTTCAAGCGCGACGGAATGTGGCTGACCGCGGGCGGCTGGGGCGGCCCCAAGGCGGACGAGACCGTGGAGCGCCGCCTGGTCCGCTACCGCACCGTCGGCGACATGTCCTGCACCGGGGCCGTCGACTCGGACGCGGCCACCGTCGCCGACGTGGTGACCGAGGTCGCCGCCAGCCGGCTGACCGAACGCGGGGCCACCCGCGCCGACGACAAGGTGTCCGAGGCAGCCATGGAAGACCGCAAGCGCGAGGGGCACTTCTAGACATGTCGACCGAACTGCACCACAACGCACCGTCGTTGGAGACCGGGTCGGCCACCGCTCTGCTGCGCTTCGCCACCGCTGGAGCAGTCGATGACGGCAAGTCAACTCTGGTCGGCCGCCTACTCCATGACTCCAAGTCATTTCTGCCCGACCAGTTGCAGGCGGTGACCGACGCCTCCAACAAGCGCGGCCAGGAAGCACCCGACCTGGCGCTGCAGGTACCGCAGCACGTCCGTAGGCGCAGCCTAGGCGGCCTGGTCAACAAATGCCACACCACCACCTGACGCCACAAGAACCCGAAGTCAGAAATGAATCCTGTAGCCCAAGGCCGCCCGGCCATCGGCCGGGCGGCCCCTCCATCATCCGTGAGACTTCTGGCTACACGTCAGATGTCGCGGAAGACCTTGATCCGCGCACCGACGGAGTTGAGGCGCGAGGCCAGGTCCTCGTAGCCACGGTTGATCACGTAGACGTTGCGCAGGATGGACGTGCCCTCGGCCGCCAGCATCGCAAGGAGGAGAACCATGGCGGGACGCAGCGCCGGGGGGCACATCATCTCGGCGGAGCGCCAGCGGGTCGGACCCTCAATCAGGACCCGGTGCGGGTCCATGAGTTGGATGTGCGCGCCGACGCGGCTCAGCTCGGTCAGGTAGACCGAGCGGTTCTCGTAGACCCAGTCGTGGACCAGGGTCGAGCCGTGCGCGCAGGCCGCGATCGCGGCAAAGAAGGGCAGGTTGTCGATGTTGATGCCGGGGAACGGCATCGGGTGGATCTTGTCGACCGGCGCGATGAGCTTGGAGGGGCGGACCGTCAGGTCGACTAGGCGGGTGCGGCCGTTGGCGGCCGGGTACTCGGGGCTGCGGTCGCAGTCGAGGCCCATCTCGTCGAGGACGGCGAGTTCGATCTCGATGAACTCGATCGGGACCCGGCAGATCGTCAGCTCGGAGTTGGTGACTACGGCTGCGGTCAGCAGGCTCATCGCCTCCACCGGGTCCTCGGAGGGGGCGTAGTCCACGTCGGCGTCGATGACCGCGCGTCCGTGGACCCTCAGGGTGGTGGTGCCGATGCCGTCCACCTGCACGCCCAAGTGCTCCAGAAAGAAGCAGAGGTCCTGCACCATGTAGTTCGCGCTGGCGTTGCGGATGACGGTGGTGCCGGGGTGGCGGGCGGCGGCGAGCAGGACGTTCTCGGTCACCGTGTCCCCGCGCTCGGTGAGCACGATCGGGCGCTGCGGGGACACCTCGCGGTCCACCGTGGCCCGGTAGGTGCCGGTGGTGGCGCTGACATGGAGTCCGAACTGACGCAGAGCCGACAGGTGTGGCTGGACCGTACGGGTTCCCAGGTCGCAGCCGCCCGCGTAGGGGATCTCGAAGCGGTCGGCACGGTGCAGCAGCGGGCCGAGGAACATCAGGATGCTGCGGGTGCGCCGCGCGGCGTCCTCGTCCATGGCTGAGAGGTCGAGCGAAGCCGGAGGAGTGATCTCCAGGTCGGTGCCGTTGTTGATCCAACGGTGGCGCACACCGATGCTGGCGAGGACCTCCAGCAGGCGGTACACCTCTTCGATCCTCGCCGCACGACGCAAGGTGGTGCGACCGGTCGTCAGCAGTGAGGCA includes these proteins:
- the cysC gene encoding adenylyl-sulfate kinase — protein: MEDVRTLLASARPSPRSCPPGSTVWLTGLPSAGKSSIATESAARLRADGHRVEVLDGDEMRSFLSAELGFSRKDRDTNVRRIGLVAEVLAHNGFLVLVPVIAPYRISRESVRLRHGLGRIPYLEVHVATPLELCLERDVKGLYAKQAAGELSGLTGVDDPYEAPEHPELRLKTQDRTVAESAAELLAFLTKKGLA
- a CDS encoding UDP-N-acetylglucosamine 1-carboxyvinyltransferase — translated: MTEDYLSRIGKLVRSARTHKGWTQTQLAVALGTTQSAVARIESGGQNIGLDLVARIGEALDSEIVSLGVAGPMNLRVVGGRTLSGSIEVRTSKNACVALLCASLLTTGRTTLRRAARIEEVYRLLEVLASIGVRHRWINNGTDLEITPPASLDLSAMDEDAARRTRSILMFLGPLLHRADRFEIPYAGGCDLGTRTVQPHLSALRQFGLHVSATTGTYRATVDREVSPQRPIVLTERGDTVTENVLLAAARHPGTTVIRNASANYMVQDLCFFLEHLGVQVDGIGTTTLRVHGRAVIDADVDYAPSEDPVEAMSLLTAAVVTNSELTICRVPIEFIEIELAVLDEMGLDCDRSPEYPAANGRTRLVDLTVRPSKLIAPVDKIHPMPFPGINIDNLPFFAAIAACAHGSTLVHDWVYENRSVYLTELSRVGAHIQLMDPHRVLIEGPTRWRSAEMMCPPALRPAMVLLLAMLAAEGTSILRNVYVINRGYEDLASRLNSVGARIKVFRDI